A genomic stretch from Chitinophaga agri includes:
- a CDS encoding helix-turn-helix domain-containing protein produces the protein MQKAIVMNGVMHPWESPHFTMGSQYGSPQFNAFTLEERLAAGIVYPTFIRRDFYKIMLFQGRAVFHFGDESIAVDGDTLLFFNPRVPYTYGDIPADLKGYCCVFTEAFFHEHFKAKLTDIPLFRQGVKPIFKIDAKVVKEVSSSFDKIISELNSDYAYRFELISSYVNELIYYAMKLNPFQHPVSEGNATARITSVFFELLERQFPVDLFSSRILLRTPKDFAERLAIHVNYLNRAVKKETGKTTSELIFDRLVNEAKGMLRHSNMNIAEISDVLGFEDQAHFNNFFKKRTGQTPSMFRQV, from the coding sequence TTGCAAAAAGCAATTGTCATGAATGGTGTCATGCATCCGTGGGAATCTCCACATTTTACGATGGGCAGTCAATATGGTTCTCCCCAGTTTAATGCCTTCACCCTGGAGGAACGGTTAGCTGCGGGGATTGTTTATCCAACCTTCATACGCCGGGATTTTTACAAGATCATGCTCTTTCAGGGAAGGGCTGTTTTCCATTTTGGTGATGAAAGTATCGCCGTAGATGGAGACACATTATTGTTTTTTAATCCGAGGGTGCCCTACACGTATGGTGACATTCCGGCTGACCTCAAAGGTTATTGTTGCGTCTTTACAGAAGCGTTCTTCCATGAGCATTTTAAGGCGAAGCTGACCGACATTCCGCTGTTCCGGCAAGGGGTTAAACCAATATTTAAGATAGATGCTAAAGTCGTTAAAGAAGTAAGTAGCTCATTTGATAAGATAATCAGTGAGTTAAATAGTGATTACGCCTACCGGTTTGAACTCATAAGCAGCTATGTAAATGAGCTGATTTATTATGCAATGAAGCTAAATCCGTTCCAGCATCCGGTGTCCGAAGGGAATGCAACTGCCCGGATCACCAGTGTGTTCTTCGAACTGCTGGAGCGGCAATTTCCGGTAGACCTTTTTTCCTCTCGTATACTCCTGCGAACTCCTAAAGACTTCGCCGAACGACTCGCCATTCACGTCAATTATTTAAACCGTGCCGTAAAAAAAGAGACAGGTAAGACGACCTCGGAACTGATCTTCGACCGACTTGTTAATGAGGCAAAAGGGATGCTGAGACATAGTAATATGAACATTGCCGAGATCAGCGACGTGCTGGGATTTGAGGACCAGGCGCACTTTAATAACTTCTTCAAAAAGCGGACGGGGCAAACTCCATCTATGTTTCGGCAGGTTTGA
- a CDS encoding oxidoreductase codes for MDKTTYRTPQVPLHSGFEGASTAADVIKEIDLSGKTAIVTGGYAGIGAETTRVLAAAGAKVIVPARDTHKAAATLSGIQGVTIAKMDLMDPASVDAFAAQFLAGGQPLHLLINSAGIMAPPLTRDSRGIESQFATNHLGHFQLAVRLWPALVQAAGARIVALSSWGHRYSPVIFDDISFENREYDPWKAYGQSKTANVLFAVEADRRGKDAGIRAFAVHPGSIVSTDLTRYMSEDQLKKMGALDQDGKPVIDPARQLKTIEQGAATSIWCAVSPQLEGKGGVYCENADISPVIESDGTQGSNDLSLRKASSAFGVFPYAIDAENAVRLWEVSEQLTGVKLQ; via the coding sequence ATGGATAAGACAACATATAGGACACCACAAGTGCCTCTTCATTCCGGTTTTGAAGGTGCATCAACCGCGGCTGATGTGATAAAAGAAATTGACCTTTCTGGTAAAACGGCTATCGTCACCGGAGGGTATGCTGGGATCGGTGCGGAGACCACCCGGGTACTGGCGGCTGCGGGAGCCAAAGTTATTGTGCCTGCCCGTGATACCCATAAGGCGGCAGCAACGCTATCAGGTATCCAGGGAGTGACAATAGCCAAAATGGACCTGATGGACCCTGCATCAGTTGATGCGTTCGCGGCACAATTCCTGGCTGGTGGACAACCATTACACCTGCTGATTAATAGTGCAGGTATCATGGCGCCGCCCCTGACAAGAGACAGCCGTGGAATTGAGTCTCAGTTCGCTACGAATCATCTCGGACATTTTCAGCTGGCCGTCCGCCTCTGGCCGGCCCTTGTACAGGCAGCAGGAGCCAGGATCGTGGCGCTCTCTTCCTGGGGACATCGCTATTCTCCGGTGATATTCGATGACATCAGTTTCGAAAACCGGGAATATGATCCATGGAAAGCTTATGGTCAGTCAAAAACGGCCAACGTCCTGTTTGCCGTAGAGGCAGACCGGAGGGGAAAAGATGCAGGTATCCGCGCCTTCGCAGTACATCCAGGTAGTATAGTAAGTACAGATCTTACCCGCTATATGTCTGAAGATCAACTTAAAAAGATGGGTGCATTGGACCAGGACGGGAAGCCGGTAATAGACCCGGCCAGGCAGCTGAAGACAATCGAACAGGGCGCAGCCACCAGTATATGGTGCGCCGTAAGCCCTCAACTGGAGGGAAAGGGCGGTGTGTATTGTGAGAATGCAGATATCTCTCCTGTGATAGAGAGTGATGGAACACAGGGAAGTAATGACCTGAGTCTTCGGAAGGCATCCAGCGCATTCGGTGTGTTTCCGTATGCCATAGATGCGGAGAACGCGGTACGCCTCTGGGAAGTGAGTGAACAGCTGACAGGTGTAAAGTTGCAGTAA